A section of the Sphaerobacter thermophilus DSM 20745 genome encodes:
- a CDS encoding DUF2795 domain-containing protein has translation MHEHEHGQEHGHGMVNPIELQKLLGGINYPIDKSTLLDRARDAGAGSEVLDALRRLPDQRYNSPTDISDQIGKLT, from the coding sequence ATGCACGAGCACGAGCACGGCCAGGAGCACGGACACGGTATGGTGAATCCCATCGAGCTGCAGAAGTTGCTGGGCGGGATCAACTACCCGATCGACAAGAGCACGCTGTTGGACCGGGCGCGCGATGCCGGAGCCGGCAGCGAGGTGCTGGATGCGCTCCGGCGCTTACCCGATCAGCGCTACAACAGCCCTACCGATATCTCCGATCAGATCGGCAAGTTGACCTGA